In Plectropomus leopardus isolate mb unplaced genomic scaffold, YSFRI_Pleo_2.0 unplaced_scaffold3781, whole genome shotgun sequence, the genomic window TTgctagtgtgtttgtgtctacaTTTCCTGCAAACACACTGCTGTCTGATTGCATTAAATCGATACTGAATGGATACTTGCAAATAATATTCCCATATGCTGTATTAATTATCCCCCCAAACCTTCACTCTCTCTTAAGTGATActgtataataattttgaataaattaaataaaataaagaaatatataaaaatgaataaagaaaactatacagtaaaataaaccatagaataaaaacaaaataatgaataaaatacatgtatttctCTAGTTTGTGGCTATTTCCTGCAAACATACTGAACTCAGCTTGAGTTAAAAAGTGTCCAAACATCAccagcatgtgaaaaaataatcaattatgAAAGTTTCCTGCAGAAAAGCGTTATTCTATGAGATCAAACATCATATTTAACAGGTAGGACTCACCGGCTGGTCCTCCCGGTTCTCCAGCTGTGGTTCTGCCGCTGCGGCAGCTGTTGCCGCTTCGCCGCCGCCTCCGCCGCCTCCGCTGCCGCCTCCCGGTGGCTCGGCCAGCCTCTCCAGACACGCGGACCCGAGAGAGGAGCTCTTGTGGTGGGACTGCACCAGGTAAGCCACCGTGGGCTTCTTGGAGGACGCAGGCGGCCTCTCCCGGCCGCTCCCGGAGCCGCTCCCCGCCGCTCCTCTGCCGCAGAGCGGAGCCTCCTCCGCCTGGGAGGAGAAGAGCAGGTCGGGCTGCGAGGAGGAGATGACCCGGTCCAGGACGACGTGTTccttcctcttcatcctcttgAACATCCACATGCCCCGGTCCTTCTTGTCCTCCGGGTCTCTGGAGCCCAGCTTGGGGCTGAGCAGCGGCTTGGCGCGGGCTTGAAACTGTTTCCACATCGTGCTGGTTTGTTGGGACGAGCTGCTCTCATTCTCGTCCTCCTCGCTCCGCTCCATTCCCGCCTCTGCTCCGACCTCACACCGACCGACGGACGGACTCCCGGTCCACCGACGAACTCAGTCTGCAGCGACTCTGTTCAGACGCAGCACACCGAGAAAAACACCGAAACGCGGACGCAAACACCGGACATGTTCTCTGGCTCCTCCGCCTGTTGTCGGGGTCGTCCAGCCCCCTTTTCGTGGAAATATTTACACCAGCAGGCAGTGAAGGTAGCAGCAGGGCCGCACTCAGGGTTTTACGGTACCAGGGCCCCAAACTGGCCCCCGTGTCTTAGAATcataaaaatctttgaaatgtccgtaaatcctagaaacgtcttaatATTGTAGAAATGCTCTGAAtcagtaatgtcctaaaatcttgtaaacgtccttaaatcctggaagctaaaatatttaatccaataatcctagaaacatcctaaaatcctagaaatgtcttaaaattctaaaatgtcccaaaatcctagaaatgtcttaaaatccaagaaacatcctaaaatcctagagatgtcctaaagtcctagaaatgttgtaaacGTAAAAAATCCTGCCCCTTTAATAGCAGCAGACCTGTGTGGAAATTTGAgagaaaattcagtttaaatatctcaaacattacttttttttaattaaaaaaaaaatcttatccaCAACTTTGAGAAATCAATGCACTTATTTACCCACTgatttaagaaaacacacattttcagatgaaaacaaaatttttattttgtttttttaaccctctgttACTTTCccttgttttattgtaaagtgTTCGGTAATACTgttttgtcgtttttttaaagtacaatattaaaaaaaaaaaccatgttATTCTACAGTGACCCTGAGGGTCGAGTACAAAACATTTCTCAGAACAAGACAACACTTCAAAAACACCCTGAAATAATGTTGTGTTGgtt contains:
- the LOC121938918 gene encoding homeobox even-skipped homolog protein 2-like → MERSEEDENESSSSQQTSTMWKQFQARAKPLLSPKLGSRDPEDKKDRGMWMFKRMKRKEHVVLDRVISSSQPDLLFSSQAEEAPLCGRGAAGSGSGSGRERPPASSKKPTVAYLVQSHHKSSSLGSACLERLAEPPGGGSGGGGGGGEAATAAAAAEPQLENREDQP